The DNA segment TACATTACTGGTGGATGTTGAACCCAAAGTTAGATCCAAAAAAAGAGAAGCGGTTGCTGGAAGAGGGCGAGGGCGTGGCCGTGGAAGAGGGCGAGGccgtggcagaggcagaggcggGCCCAGGCGATAATTTTGACAAGCTAC comes from the Ailuropoda melanoleuca isolate Jingjing unplaced genomic scaffold, ASM200744v2 unplaced-scaffold34718, whole genome shotgun sequence genome and includes:
- the LOC117798794 gene encoding small nuclear ribonucleoprotein Sm D1-like is translated as MKLVRFLMKLSHETVTIELKNGTQVHGTITDSLPLDTLLVDVEPKVRSKKREAVAGRGRGRGRGRGRGRGRGRGGPRR